From the genome of Podospora pseudoanserina strain CBS 124.78 chromosome 7 map unlocalized CBS124.78p_7.2, whole genome shotgun sequence, one region includes:
- the TIF3 gene encoding Eukaryotic translation initiation factor 4B (COG:A; EggNog:ENOG503NWTV) translates to MAPKKEKAQKLSLGEFLGETGGVSSWADEVEDTYGSGTQSFPSTDRRTGPSSYGNNTSYGNDRGYHSLRDNLPQELPTKPPYTAHLGNLSYDATVESVTDFFHDCNCVNVRIIEDREQNRPKGFAYAEFADLEGLKTALTRDGQSFEGRNIRIKVADPPRGGFGDRTESFRELDWGAKRGPLADTGGRSNRDFGDRRPPREFNDERPVREAREINWERRGPLPPAERPESREGARARNTTDFSAARRASPAAWGPGEGRQGGDGSRPPRREFAERPERPERVPTAAEKEINWRNNMRPVEPKSREGSEAPGSPAAAPAAQPAGRPRLNLTKRTVSEAPDVISPAPTSKSNPFGAARPIDTAAREREVEEKRIRDKQEAEERAKAEKEAKEAAAAEAAEKAKAEEAAAAEAAAEAAEKAKADAEAATTAGTKPEVQEGEGEQKLPVRTREPREPAPKSRAAESGSWRRAGDVPARGPPSGPRRSGGAPRAPRQDGGRPPRSNGTTDARGPLSPTTEKAPASPAVDDDGWTTVTQPVKGRRGGNRPLA, encoded by the exons gccCAGAAGCTGTCTCTGGGTGAATTCCTCGGCGAGA ctggtggtgtttcCTCGTGGGCTGATGAAGTCGAGGACACATATG GTTCCG GCACCCAGTCCTTCCCCTCGACCGACCGTCGCACTGGCCCCAGCTCGTATGGCAATAACACTAGCTACGGCAATGACCGGG GTTACCACTCGCTCCGCGACAACCTCCCCCAGGAGCTCCCCACCAAGCCTCCTTATACCGCTCATCTCGGCAACTTGTCGTATGATGCCACTGTCGAGAGTGTGACCGATTTCTTCCACGACTGCAACTGCGTCAACGTCCGCATTATCGAGGACCGCGAGCAGAACCGTCCCAAGGGCTTCGCCTATGCCGAGTTTGCTGATCTTGAGGGTCTCAAGACTGCTTTGACCCGCGACGGCCAGTCCTTCGAGGGTCGTAATATTCGTATCAAGGTTGCTGATCCTC CCCGTGGTGGATTCGGCGACCGCACCGAGAGCTTCCGCGAGCTTGACTGGGGTGCCAAGAGAGGTCCCCTCGCTGACACTGGCGGCCGTAGCAACCGCGATTTCGGCGACCGTAGACCTCCCCGTGAGTTCAACGACGAGAGGCCGGTTAGAGAGGCCAGAGAGATCAACTGGGAGAGACGGggccctcttccccctgCTGAGCGCCCAGAGTCTCGCGAGGGTGCCCGTGcccgcaacaccaccgactTCAGCGCCGCTAGAAGGGCTTCCCCCGCCGCTTGGGGTCCCGGAGAAGGACGCCAAGGTGGAGATGGctctcgccctcctcgccgcgaATTTGCCGAGCGCCCTGAGCGTCCCGAGCGTGTTCCTACCGCCgctgagaaggagatcaACTGGCGCAACAACATGCGTCCCGTCGAGCCGAAGTCTCGTGAGGGTAGCGAGGCTCCTGGTTCTCCCGCTGCCGCCCCCGCTGCGCAGCCAGCTGGTAGACCCAGACTGAACCTCACCAAGCGCACCGTTTCCGAGGCCCCTGATGTGATCTCGCCTGCCCCTACTTCCAAGTCGAACCCATTCGGTGCGGCCCGCCCCATCGACACTGCTGCCCGCGAGCGTGAGGTCGAGGAGAAACGCATCCGGGACAAgcaggaggctgaggagagggccaaggctgagaaggaggctAAGgaggccgctgccgccgaggctgctgagaaggccaaggctgaagaggctgctgctgcggaaGCTGCTGCGGAAgctgctgagaaggccaaggctgatgCCGAGGCCGCCACTACTGCTGGTACCAAGCCAGAAGTccaggagggtgagggtgagcaGAAGCTTCCCGTCAGAACTCGCGAGCCTCGTGAGCCTGCTCCCAAGTCCCGCGCCGCCGAGAGTGgcagctggagaagagccGGTGATGTCCCAGCCCGTGGCCCCCCCAGCGGTCCCCGTCGCAGTGGCGGTGCCCCCCGCGCACCCCGCCAGGATGGTGGACGCCCTCCTCGGTCCAACGGAACCACCGATGCTCGCGGTCCATTGTCTCCCACCACCGAGAAGGCTCCCGCCAGCCCTGCTGTCGATGATGACGGCTGGACCACTGTTACCCAGCCGGTTAAGGGTCGCCGCGGCGGCAACCGGCCCCTTGCTTGA
- a CDS encoding uncharacterized protein (COG:E; EggNog:ENOG503NUMN) — translation MGQLLSTSSSRRSHLLPSSASNAPLGKTEADILLSDSSSELSHPFPTEKNNDNATNTQTPTLLPLLKKAKGHYYYPVSGPKILDACGGAGVACLGHGKSNKSVIKAITTQLSTVQYASYAHFRVDPVLQLEKFLCESTDGKMGKMYLMSSGSEAVEAALKFALEYHAWNGQPERVNIISRSHSYHGTTIGSLSASGHTTRRQPFTSVLNRTNFHHLPPCNPYRSPLPAEEYLSSLLTSLESLITTLSPSTIAALILEPIVGAALGCVPPLPGYLSGIKSFCHTHGILLIYDEVMCGMGRTATSPSHHLHAYQSFPEPDISPDMMTIAKSFSASYLPASALLISTPLSNFLTSHNKVFTHGHTNQSHPVVASACLAVQGTIQSRNLLSNVAAQGGLLLHLLQKQLSQHPNVGDIRGRGLFVGIEFIADKTTKQPFERELDIAGRVHKTALKNWQVLVYASQGCADDQGRGDVIMVMPAYDVTAKEIREMVRRIAGAVREVFDS, via the exons ATGGGTCAACTACTCTCCACTTCGTCTTCGAGACGCTCCCACCTTCTCCCATCCTCAGCTTCCAACGCTCCCCTTGGTAAAACTGAAGCCGACATTCTCCTGTCAGACTCATCCTCTGAACTCTCacacccctttcccaccgAAAAGAACAACGACAATGCCACCAATACTCAAACTcccactctcctccccctcctcaaaaaagccaaaggCCACTACTACTACCCCGTCTCTGGCCCCAAGATTCTCGACGCCtgcggcggcgccggcgtgGCCTGTCTCGGCCACGGCAAATCCAACAAATCCGTCAtcaaagccatcaccacccagcTCAGCACGGTCCAATACGCCTCCTACGCCCACTTCCGCGTCGACCCCGTGCTCCAACTGGAAAAGTTCCTCTGTGAAAGCACCGACGGTAAAATGGGAAAGATGTATCTCATGTCCTCTG GCTCAGAAGCAGTCGAAGCCGCCTTAAAATTTGCCCTCGAATACCACGCCTGGAACGGTCAGCCGGAGAGGGTAAACATCATCTCCCGCTCTCACTCCTACCACGGAACGACAATAGGGTCGTTATCCGCCTCAGGACACACCACCCGACGACAACCATTCACCTCAGTCCTCAACAGGACaaacttccaccacctccccccctgcAACCCCTACCgcagccccctccccgcgGAAGaatacctctcctccctcctcacctcccttgAGTCCCtaatcaccaccctctccccctcgacAATCGCGGCCCTAATCCTCGAACCCATCGTCGGCGCTGCCCTCGGCTGTGTCCCCCCTTTACCTGGTTACCTCTCCGGTATAAAATCTTTCTGCCACACCCACGGCATTCTCCTGATCTACGACGAGGTGATGTGCGGAATGGGCCGGAcagccacctccccttcccaccatctccacgcGTATCAATCCTTCCCTGAACCCGACATCTCCCCCGACATGATGACAATAGCAAaatccttctccgcctcttACCTGCCCGCCTCGGCGCTTTTGATCTCCACCCCCCTGTCCAACTTCCTGACCTCCCACAATAAAGTTTTTACTCACGGGCACACAAACCAATCCCACCCCGTCGTCGCCTCCGCCTGTCTCGCCGTCCAAGGCACAATCCAATCccgcaacctcctctccaacgtCGCCGCCCAGGGGGGGTTGCTCCTCCACCTACTGCAGAAACAGCTAAGCCAGCACCCAAACGTGGGGGATATAAGGGGCAGGGGGTTGTTCGTAGGGATAGAGTTCATAGCCGACAAGACAACAAAACAGCCGTTTGAGCGAGAACTCGATATTGCGGGCAGGGTGCACAAAACCGCACTAAAGAACTGGCAGGTCCTGGTTTATGCCTCCCAGGGCTGCGCCGATGAtcaagggaggggggacgtCATCATGGTCATGCCGGCGTATGATGTCACTGCCAAAGAAATAAgagagatggtgaggaggatcgCGGGGGCGGTGCGCGAGGTTTTTGATAGTTAA
- a CDS encoding uncharacterized protein (COG:S; EggNog:ENOG503P3FF) encodes MAHNSDSLSPPSSSQLIRSGRKGSKKVRTGCITCKIRKVKCDEEKPFCMRCTKTGRRCDGYLDAKAISQRRRRSGGLGQNAAGEPHAPLATLFEWATGDEKRAFHFFQHVTAPCLAADHDGAFFRVLVLQICQTEPAVRHAVLAVSSLHEGMVQAAMMPQLLHNNDSENRSSFALFQYNRAIACLLEQMRTVNARPLVPLLTCVLFVCIELMQSKDKESLIHLEQGRQILSQLGPRVTGRSPEIDLIKQHLVPMYTRMSLTSLMLGCAPTAIPEPLKTLTEVPMVFKTIDEVRYALYDFMDQCLRFAKKSHAAKISKVPEEDMRAFELEQDVLLRKLAKFNVAFSLYRSTKAKEAPPGSIALIQVHVHTTFIWVSTALSRHETVFDDYVDTFSAIIPLASEFINTLLSPQGQGPKGPSGGPDTRRLSAMFTFEMHVIAPLYFVAAKCRHPMIRRAALELLRRNPGRRENLWRANVMATIAEHTMKLEEKHLRSRGERSVSPPGAVGGGSMQQHFPYQFGPGDAWGGGGLEGVPFPDGFLVGGHHHPGQQQQQQQQQQQQGFGLFDSIPVGNNRPLSSSATAVSVEYGGMAAGQQQQHHMPIDPSLLFDASTAAEVSSAHSFSVAPSIASSLDDLGSSQTIFVGGAGKGSTNPAPGGSQPTHSQVSSWGGSTGANVAPGIALEPPTPRDDSPFGHILSRQSQSVGSPSVGSEGSPELSAIDSFGAINCRIRIMGMGWTLFWVVVGEEEEDMGDGGMGGMGNMGGGGGMGVWEGLIITMGDAVLEERGCAV; translated from the exons ATGGCTCACAACTCGGACTCGCTGTCCCCGCCTTCATCGTCACAGCTGATCAGATCTGGGAGGAAAGGGTCCAAGAAAGTCAGGACGGGTTGTATAACATGCAA AATTCGCAAGGTCAAATGCGACGAAGAAAAGCCATTCTGCATGCGGTGCACCAAAACAGGGAGGAGATGTGACGGTTACCTCGACGCCAAAGCTATATCACAACGCCGGCGCCGGTCCGGTGGTCTGGGGCAAAATGCTGCGGGAGAGCCTCATGCTCCGTTGGCCACGCTCTTCGAATGGGCTACCggggatgagaagagggCCTTTCACTTCTTCCAGCACGTAACAGCGCCATGTCTCGCCGCCGACCACGACGGCGCCTTCTTTCGAGTGCTGGTTCTTCAGATCTGCCAGACGGAACCAGCAGTGAGGCACGCTGTCCTTGCTGTCAGCAGTTTACACGAGGGGATGGTGCAGGCCGCCATGATGCCTCAACTGCTtcacaacaacgacagcgAGAACCGAAGCTCGTTTGCCCTGTTTCAGTACAACCGCGCCATCGCCTGCCTGCTCGAACAAATGAGGACGGTCAACGCCCGGCCACTAGTACCATTACTCACCTGCGTGCTGTTTGTCTGTATCGAACTCATGCAGAGCAAAGACAAGGAGTCGCTCATCCACCTCGAGCAAGGACGGCAGATCCTCTCACAACTAGGGCCGAGAGTTACAGGAAGAAGCCCCGAGATCGATCTCATCAAGCAGCACCTCGTGCCAATGTACACACGCATGTCTCTCACCTCGTTGATGCTGGGCTGCGCGCCAACCGCCATCCCGGAACCGCTGAAAACCCTGACCGAAGTCCCCATGGTGTTCAAGACCATCGACGAGGTCCGGTACGCGCTGTACGACTTTATGGACCAGTGCCTGAGGTTCGCCAAAAAGTCGCACGCCGCCAAGATCAGCAAGGTGCCCGAGGAGGACATGCGGGCGTttgagctggagcaggacgtcctcctccgcaagCTCGCCAAGTTCAACGTCGCCTTTTCGCTGTACCGGTCGACAAAGGCCAAGGAAGCACCGCCCGGCTCCATCGCCCTGATCCAAGTCCACGTTCACACGACGTTTATATGGGTTTCCACCGCCCTCAGCCGGCACGAGACGGTTTTTGACGACTATGTCGATACTTTTTCTGCCATCATTCCTCTGGCGTCGGAGTTTATCAACACGCTGCTGTCGCCGCAGGGGCAGGGGCCAAAGGGGCCGAGTGGTGGGCCTGATACGAGGAGGTTATCGGCCATGTTTACGTTTGAGATGCATGTGATTGCGCCGTTGTATTTTGTGGCGGCCAAGTGCAGACACCCCATGATCAGGAGGGCGGCGCTGGAGTTGCTGAGGCGGAACCCGGGACGGAGGGAGAACTTGTGGAGGGCGAATGTGATGGCTACCATTGCGGAGCACACCAtgaagttggaggagaagcattTGAGGAGCAGGGGGGAGAGGTCGGTTTCGCCGCCGGGGGCGGTCGGGGGTGGGAGTATGCAGCAGCATTTTCCATATCAGTTTGGTCCGGGAGATGcctggggtggtggggggttggagggtgtgCCTTTTCCGGATGGGTTTCTTGTTGGggggcatcatcatccagggcaacaacaacaacaacagcagcagcagcagcagcaggggtttgggttgtttgattCGATTCCTGTCGGTAATAACAGGCCACTGTCGAGCAGTGCGACTGCTGTTTCGGTCGAGTATGGCGGGATGGCCGccgggcag cagcagcagcatcatatGCCTATTGATCCGTCGCTTCTGTTTGATGCGAGcacggcggcggaggtgtcGTCTGCGCACTCGTTTAGTGTGGCGCCGTCGATTGCTTCGTCGCTTGACGATTTGGGGTCTTCGCAGACGATAtttgttgggggtgctgggaaAGGGAGCACTAACCCTGCTCCTGGGGGGTCACAGCCGACGCATTCTCAGGTTTCGAGCTGGGGGGGTTCGACTGGTGCTAATGTTGCTCCCGGGATTGCACTTGAGCCGCCTACTCCGAGGGATGATTCCCCTTTTGGGCATATCCTTTCGCGGCAGAGCCAGAGCGTGGGGAGTCCGAGTGTGGGGAGTGAGGGGTCGCCGGAGCTGAGTGCTATTGATTCTTTTGGGGCTATCAACTGCCGTATCAGAATAATGGGTATGGGATGGACTttgttttgggtggtggtgggggaggaggaggaggatatgggggatggggggatgggaggtaTGGGGAatatgggtggtggtggtgggatgggggtaTGGGAGGGGTTAATAATAACAATGGGGGATGCAGTTTTGGAGGAGCGGGGATGCGCCGTATGA